The genome window CTGCTGCTTTCCCAGGAAGAAGAGCGCGACCCGACCCAGTATTATCATGCCTTTGTCAGGATGTATGGTGCTGAGGCTGTTGAAGCCGCTTCTGCCGCTATCAACGGTGAGACGCCTTTTTATGGTCTGCAGCCTGTTGATCTTGATCTGCAGGCGTTCCCTGCTCATCAGGCTCTGCTGGCTGCTTATGAAAAGTTGCAGCAGGCCAAGCGTAATAACTGGAAGTAAATAGTCCTGTTTTTCTAAAATCGAAGCCAGCTGATGAACCCAGCTGGCTTTTTAGTTAGCGCAATGTTGCCAATCGGTTATTTTGAATTTCAATTCGCTAACATTTAATGAGTAATATATTTTTATATAACCATTTCGTATTGTGCATTAAATGCCTAATTCAATTTTAAGTGCATAATTTAAAATAATTTTTATCGTTAATTATCAGCAACATAGCTAGAAAAACCGTGTGTTTATGGCGATTAATCCTTTTCAGCCACTCGGCTAATATGATCTAAATCAATTTTCACTAAATACTCCTTTGTTAGTATCTCTACGACAATATTTTATGGGAGTACGTTAGTGTGAATGCTGACAACCCTTTCAATTTATTATTGCCCCAGGCAATGGCGAAAGTCGCTGAAGAAGCGGGCGTTTATAAAGCCACAAAACATCCTTTAATTACCTTTTTTTTGGCCATCAACGCAGGCGTATTTATTTCCATCGCCTTCGTTTTTTATATTACCGCAACAACAGGCACGGCTGATATTCCTTATGGCCTGGCAAAACTGGTTGGCGGCCTCTGTTTTTCGCTGGGGCTTATGCTGGTCGTGGTGTGCGGTGCAGATCTGTTTACTTCAACCGTTTTAATTGTTGTAGCGAAAGCCAGCGGACGCATTAGCTGGGGTCAACTGGCTCGTAACTGGATAAACGTTTATATCGGCAACCTGTTTGGCGCGCTGTTTTTTGTCGGCCTTATCTGGTTTTCCGGCGAGCATGAAGTGGCTAACGGCGCGTGGGGATTGAATGTCTTACAAACCGCCGACCATAAAATGCATCACTCTTTCATTGAGGCTGTCTGCCTCGGTACGCTGGCTAACTTAATGGTTTGCCTGGCAATCTGGATGAGCTACTCAGGCCGCAGCCTGACAGACAAGATGCTTGCCATGGCCCTGCCCGTCGCGATGTTCGTTGCCTGCGGTTTCGAGCACAGCATCGCCAATATGTTCATGATTCCAATGGCAATCGTTATTCATGATTTTGCATCACCGGCGTTTTGGCAGGCAACGGGCGCAACGGCCGCGCAGTTTCCAAACCTGACGCTAAGCCATTTCATCATGGATAACCTGATCCCCGTCACCATTGGCAACATTATCGGTGGTGGACTGCTGGTAGGGCTAACCTACTGGGTTATTTATCTGCGCGGCAACGGTGCGCGCTAGCTGTAAAAACATAACGAATTCGAGCCGGCAGAGAATTTTCTGTTGGCTCCAAAAAAGAACTTTTATCAGAAGGTAGGTATATCATGACCGAGCTCAATGAGAAACTGGCTGCCGCCTGGGAAGGCTTTACCGCAGGTGAATGGCAGAAATCAGTTAACGTTCGCGATTTTATTCAGAAAAACTATACGCCGTATGAAGGAGATGAATCCTTCCTGGCCGGTGCTACCGATGCAACAACCCAGCTGTGGAACAAAGTGCTGGAAGGCATCAAAATTGAAAACCGTACCCATGCGCCGGTTGATTTTGATACCAGCGTTGCAGCAACCATCACCTCACATGATGCAGGCTATATCGATCAGAGCCTGGAAAAAATTGTCGGCTTACAGACTGACGCTCCGCTGAAACGCGCCATTATCCCCTTTGGCGGGATCAAAATGGTGGAAGGTTCCTGCAAAGCCTATAACCGCGAGCTGGATCCGCAGCTGAAAAAAATCTTTACCGAATACCGTAAAACCCATAACCAAGGCGTGTTTGACGTTTACACTCCGGAAATTTTACGCTGCCGTAAATCTGGCGTGCTGACTGGTCTGCCGGACGCGTATGGTCGTGGCCGTATTATCGGCGACTACCGTCGTGTCGCGCTGTACGGTATCGATTATCTGATGCAGGATAAATTTGCACAGTTCACCTCCCTGCAGGACGATCTAATCAATGGCGTTAATCTGGAAGCGACTATTCGTCTGCGTGAAGAGATTGCCGACCAGCATCGTGCGCTGGGCCAGCTGAAAGAGATGGCAGCAAGCTATGGCTGCGATATCTCTCGCCCGGCAACCAATGCGCGTGAAGCAGTACAGTGGACCTACTTCGGCTATCTGGCTGCAGTGAAATCACAAAACGGCGCAGCGATGTCCTTTGGCCGTGTTTCAACCTTCCTTGATGTCTTTATCGAACGCGACATGCAGGCAGGTAAACTGAGTGAGCAGGAAGCACAAGAGCTGATTGACCACCTGGTGATGAAACTGCGTATGGTGCGCTTCCTGCGTACACCGGAATATGATGAGCTCTTCTCTGGCGACCCGATTTGGGCAACGGAATCCCTGGCAGGTATGGGCCTGGATGGTCGTACGCTGGTGACAAAAACCACCTTCCGCTTCCTGAACACCCTGTACACTATGGGGCCGTCTCCGGAGCCGAACATGACCATTCTGTGGTCAGAACAGCTGCCGATTAACTTTAAAAAATATGCGGCTAAAGTCTCTATCGACACCTCATCCGTCCAGTATGAAAACGACGATCTGATGCGTCCGGACTTTGATAATGATGATTATGCCATCGCCTGCTGCGTAAGCCCGATGATTGTCGGCAAACAGATGCAGTTCTTCGGTGCACGCGCCAACCTCGCCAAAACGCTGCTGTACGCAATCAATGGCGGCGTCGATGAAAAAATGAAAATGCAGGTCGGCCCGAAAGAAGCGCCGATCATGGACGATGTGCTGGATTTCGATACCGTAATGGCTCGTCTGGACCACTTTATGGACTGGCTGGCTAAACAGTATGTCACCGCGCTGAATATCATTCACTATATGCATGATAAATATAGCTATGAAGCGGCGCTGATGGCACTGCATGACCGTGACGTTTACCGCACCATGGCCTGTGGTATTGCCGGCCTGTCCGTAGCGGCAGACTCACTTTCAGCTATCAAATATGCCACAGTAAAACCGATTCGCGATGAAGATGGTCTGGCAACAGATTTTGAAATCGAAGGTGAGTATCCGCAGTTTGGTAACAACGATCCGCGCGTTGATGATCTGGCCTGTGACCTGGTTGAACGTTTCATGAAGAAAATTCAGAAACTGAATACCTACCGCAACGCCGTACCGACTCAGTCAGTGCTGACCATTACTTCCAATGTGGTTTACGGTAAGAAAACCGGTAACACCCCGGATGGCCGTCGTGCTGGCGCACCTTTCGGGCCCGGCGCAAACCCAATGCACGGTCGCGATCAGAAAGGCGCGGTAGCCTCGCTGACTTCTGTCGCTAAGCTGCCGTTTGCTTACGCTAAAGATGGTATCTCTTATACCTTCTCTATCGTACCGAACGCGCTGGGTAAAGATGACGATGTGCGTAAAACTAACCTGGCGGGTCTGATGGATGGTTACTTCCATCACGAAGCGGCGATTGAAGGCGGTCAGCATCTTAACGTTAACGTCATGAACCGTGAAATGCTGATGGATGCGATGGATCATCCGGAAAAATATCCGCAGCTGACCATTCGCGTTTCAGGTTATGCGGTACGTTTCAACTCGCTGACTAAAGAACAGCAACAGGATGTTATTACACGTACTTTCACCCAGTCGCTGTAATCGCCCCTTGTGCTAATAAAAGGCTCCTGCGGGAGCCTTTTTACCAGCAGCCTGGTTTGCCAGAGATCTATACTGGGGTCATCTGGCAAAACAGACTCACTTAACGCAGCAGCCATTAAAGACTGCGTCACCTGCCGGGCAGGTTCACTTTGGAGAACGCATCGCAATGTCATCATCCGTCGGTCGTATTCACTCATTCGAATCCTGTGGTACCGTTGATGGCCCAGGCATCCGCTTCATTACTTTTTTTCAGGGCTGCCTGATGCGCTGCCTTTACTGCCATAACCGCGATACCTGGGATACCCATGGCGGGAAAGAGGTTACGGTAGAAGAGCTGATGAGCGATGTTCTTTCTTATCGCCATTTCATTAATGCCTCCGGCGGCGGCGTCACAGCCTCTGGTGGTGAAGCGATACTGCAGGCCGCTTTTGTTCGCGACTGGTTCCGCGCCTGTAAGGCGGAAGGTATTCATACCTGTCTTGATACCAATGGCTTTGTACGTCGTTACGATCCGGTGATTGATGAGCTGCTGGAGGTGACCGATCTGGTGATGCTCGATTTGAAACAGATTAATGACGATGTTCATCAAATTCTGGTTGGTGTCTCTAATCATCGCACCCTGGACTTTGCCCGCTATATTGCTAAAAAAGGCATTCGAACC of Pantoea alhagi contains these proteins:
- the focA gene encoding formate transporter FocA, whose product is MNADNPFNLLLPQAMAKVAEEAGVYKATKHPLITFFLAINAGVFISIAFVFYITATTGTADIPYGLAKLVGGLCFSLGLMLVVVCGADLFTSTVLIVVAKASGRISWGQLARNWINVYIGNLFGALFFVGLIWFSGEHEVANGAWGLNVLQTADHKMHHSFIEAVCLGTLANLMVCLAIWMSYSGRSLTDKMLAMALPVAMFVACGFEHSIANMFMIPMAIVIHDFASPAFWQATGATAAQFPNLTLSHFIMDNLIPVTIGNIIGGGLLVGLTYWVIYLRGNGAR
- the pflB gene encoding formate C-acetyltransferase, encoding MTELNEKLAAAWEGFTAGEWQKSVNVRDFIQKNYTPYEGDESFLAGATDATTQLWNKVLEGIKIENRTHAPVDFDTSVAATITSHDAGYIDQSLEKIVGLQTDAPLKRAIIPFGGIKMVEGSCKAYNRELDPQLKKIFTEYRKTHNQGVFDVYTPEILRCRKSGVLTGLPDAYGRGRIIGDYRRVALYGIDYLMQDKFAQFTSLQDDLINGVNLEATIRLREEIADQHRALGQLKEMAASYGCDISRPATNAREAVQWTYFGYLAAVKSQNGAAMSFGRVSTFLDVFIERDMQAGKLSEQEAQELIDHLVMKLRMVRFLRTPEYDELFSGDPIWATESLAGMGLDGRTLVTKTTFRFLNTLYTMGPSPEPNMTILWSEQLPINFKKYAAKVSIDTSSVQYENDDLMRPDFDNDDYAIACCVSPMIVGKQMQFFGARANLAKTLLYAINGGVDEKMKMQVGPKEAPIMDDVLDFDTVMARLDHFMDWLAKQYVTALNIIHYMHDKYSYEAALMALHDRDVYRTMACGIAGLSVAADSLSAIKYATVKPIRDEDGLATDFEIEGEYPQFGNNDPRVDDLACDLVERFMKKIQKLNTYRNAVPTQSVLTITSNVVYGKKTGNTPDGRRAGAPFGPGANPMHGRDQKGAVASLTSVAKLPFAYAKDGISYTFSIVPNALGKDDDVRKTNLAGLMDGYFHHEAAIEGGQHLNVNVMNREMLMDAMDHPEKYPQLTIRVSGYAVRFNSLTKEQQQDVITRTFTQSL
- the pflA gene encoding pyruvate formate lyase 1-activating protein, which gives rise to MSSSVGRIHSFESCGTVDGPGIRFITFFQGCLMRCLYCHNRDTWDTHGGKEVTVEELMSDVLSYRHFINASGGGVTASGGEAILQAAFVRDWFRACKAEGIHTCLDTNGFVRRYDPVIDELLEVTDLVMLDLKQINDDVHQILVGVSNHRTLDFARYIAKKGIRTWIRYVIVPGYTDDDDSAHRLGEFTRDMQNVEKIELLPYHELGKHKWIAMGEEYKLDGVKPPKSDTMERIKHILEGYGHKVMY